In Mycobacterium stomatepiae, the following are encoded in one genomic region:
- a CDS encoding IclR family transcriptional regulator, whose amino-acid sequence MSGTARTVATAEPSTPTAVIDRISLVLDAFDGPGRLTLAQIVRRTGLPRSSAHRMLERLVQLRWLRRSGRDYELGMRLVELGSLAVHQDRLVRAAGPLLGELHRATGLVAHLAVLDGPDVVYLDKVGDRMADAIPTRVGSRQPAHCTAVGKAILAYRDDDVQVDLQARKTKYSVATSSQLEAELAKVRAHGVAFEREESLLGFGCVAAPVGGPGEAVAAVSVCGPMHRMMFDQRLTAPVRMTAMGIWRNAEDGPLGHQRVAPTLQPLRPIRPVRPALQYA is encoded by the coding sequence ATGTCAGGGACCGCGCGCACCGTTGCGACCGCAGAACCCAGCACTCCCACGGCCGTCATCGACCGCATTTCGCTGGTCCTCGACGCGTTCGACGGGCCGGGCCGGCTGACGCTGGCACAGATCGTGCGGCGCACCGGCCTGCCCCGCTCCTCGGCGCACCGGATGCTCGAACGCCTGGTGCAGCTGCGCTGGCTGCGCCGCAGCGGTCGCGACTACGAACTCGGGATGCGCCTGGTCGAACTCGGGTCGCTGGCCGTTCATCAGGACCGCCTGGTCCGTGCGGCCGGTCCGCTGCTGGGTGAACTGCATCGCGCCACCGGGCTGGTCGCACACCTGGCGGTGCTGGACGGGCCGGATGTGGTCTATCTCGACAAGGTCGGCGACCGCATGGCCGACGCGATCCCGACCCGTGTCGGCAGCCGGCAGCCCGCGCATTGCACCGCCGTCGGCAAGGCGATCCTCGCCTACCGCGACGACGACGTCCAAGTCGATCTGCAGGCGCGCAAGACCAAGTACTCGGTTGCCACCAGCTCGCAGCTGGAGGCGGAACTAGCCAAGGTGCGTGCCCACGGCGTCGCGTTCGAACGCGAGGAGTCGTTGCTCGGATTCGGTTGTGTCGCAGCGCCCGTCGGCGGACCGGGAGAAGCTGTTGCCGCGGTGTCGGTCTGCGGCCCGATGCACCGGATGATGTTCGATCAGCGACTGACCGCACCGGTGCGCATGACGGCGATGGGCATCTGGCGCAACGCGGAGGACGGCCCGCTTGGGCACCAACGGGTGGCACCGACCCTCCAGCCGCTGCGTCCGATCCGGCCGGTACGTCCCGCGTTGCAATACGCGTGA
- a CDS encoding GMC family oxidoreductase gives MADNKVDYLVIGGGSAGCVVAARLLERTGLRVALLEAGPDTGPEAMYSGIPLDAMSLWRSPVDWALSTTPQAGLDGAVIGCPRGKVLGGSSSINGLVHLRGHSSSYDAWETQGATGWNYRTMLPYLKRSEHADGRDPEVRGMAGPMRAGELSAANSLARAAYQAVLEAGYPETPDANGTEAEGVSWLEQNVVGDKRQSAADAYLGPVRSHPNLTVVTEAHVRQLILDGPRCLGARYSKDSQLQDIYVEREVILCAGAIVSPNTLMRSGIGPAAQLREHDVPVVVDLPGVGENLQDHPIAWVSYDAKRSVEESPFRRLQLLTRSHKHEDPDVLMLFAEAAIEPRWRGASPGFSVTFSVVRPMSRGSVRLGGPDAGDPPLIDPGYLTERTDIDRMVVALRLAREIAQGAALSPWRGTELFPGAHVQSDEDCRAFLRRSTDSFFHLVDTCRIGTDDLAVVDPELRVRGVDGLRVVDASVMPSVASAPTNAAVLGIAERAVDLIAAGETEVAVRQAHSLAAPWPSRHTPVR, from the coding sequence ATGGCTGACAACAAAGTCGACTACCTCGTCATCGGTGGCGGATCGGCGGGATGCGTGGTGGCAGCCCGCCTGCTCGAGCGCACCGGGCTGCGGGTTGCGCTACTGGAAGCCGGACCCGACACCGGGCCGGAAGCGATGTACAGCGGGATCCCGCTGGACGCGATGAGTCTGTGGCGATCCCCGGTGGATTGGGCGCTGAGCACCACGCCTCAGGCCGGACTGGACGGCGCGGTGATCGGCTGCCCGCGCGGGAAGGTCTTGGGCGGATCCAGCAGCATCAACGGACTCGTCCACCTTCGCGGACATTCCTCGAGTTACGACGCGTGGGAAACGCAAGGGGCCACCGGCTGGAATTACCGGACGATGCTGCCGTATCTCAAACGCAGTGAGCACGCGGACGGACGCGATCCCGAGGTCCGGGGGATGGCCGGTCCGATGCGGGCGGGAGAGCTGTCCGCGGCGAATTCCCTTGCGCGGGCGGCGTATCAAGCGGTACTCGAAGCCGGCTACCCGGAAACACCCGACGCGAACGGCACCGAGGCCGAGGGGGTTTCGTGGCTGGAACAAAACGTCGTCGGCGACAAGCGGCAGAGCGCGGCCGATGCCTACCTGGGGCCGGTGCGCTCGCATCCCAATCTGACCGTCGTGACCGAGGCCCACGTGCGCCAACTGATCCTGGACGGGCCGCGCTGCCTCGGTGCCCGGTACTCGAAAGATAGCCAGCTTCAAGATATCTACGTCGAACGCGAAGTCATCTTGTGTGCGGGCGCGATTGTATCGCCGAACACGCTGATGCGCTCGGGTATCGGGCCTGCCGCCCAGCTTCGCGAACACGATGTGCCGGTGGTGGTTGATCTTCCCGGCGTCGGGGAGAATCTTCAGGACCATCCCATCGCGTGGGTGTCCTACGACGCCAAGCGGAGTGTCGAGGAATCCCCGTTTCGCCGGCTGCAGCTGCTGACCCGCAGTCACAAGCACGAGGACCCCGACGTGCTGATGCTGTTCGCCGAAGCGGCCATCGAGCCGCGCTGGCGGGGCGCGAGTCCCGGTTTCTCCGTGACGTTTTCGGTGGTGCGCCCGATGAGCCGGGGATCGGTGCGCTTGGGCGGTCCGGACGCGGGGGACCCGCCGTTGATCGATCCCGGCTATCTCACCGAGCGGACCGATATCGATCGGATGGTCGTGGCGTTGCGGCTGGCACGCGAAATCGCACAGGGTGCCGCGTTGTCACCCTGGCGGGGTACGGAACTTTTTCCCGGCGCACACGTGCAGAGCGACGAGGATTGCCGCGCGTTCCTGCGGCGTAGCACGGATTCGTTTTTCCATCTGGTCGATACGTGCCGAATCGGCACCGACGACCTCGCGGTGGTGGATCCGGAACTCCGCGTGCGCGGGGTCGACGGTCTGCGGGTTGTCGACGCGTCGGTGATGCCGTCGGTGGCATCGGCGCCGACGAATGCTGCAGTGCTCGGGATCGCCGAACGGGCCGTCGACCTCATCGCCGCTGGTGAGACGGAGGTAGCTGTGCGGCAAGCACATTCGCTCGCTGCGCCATGGCCGTCCCGACATACTCCGGTTCGGTGA
- a CDS encoding ferredoxin has product MALDSPVRTDNRLDEMPMLPVACGSCGAQVLVRKSTWNQTSVQWNAEATDRCAERAEARKVSAHAGRGVFLACSALRESIVEAVRRGELAIVDESPTHVNRTPTARFVQSGA; this is encoded by the coding sequence ATGGCGCTCGATTCGCCGGTGCGGACGGATAATCGGCTCGACGAGATGCCGATGCTGCCCGTGGCGTGCGGCAGCTGCGGCGCGCAGGTGCTGGTCCGCAAGAGCACCTGGAATCAGACCAGTGTGCAGTGGAATGCGGAGGCAACCGATCGGTGTGCCGAGCGGGCCGAAGCCCGGAAGGTGTCGGCGCACGCCGGCCGTGGGGTGTTCCTGGCGTGTTCAGCGCTGCGTGAGTCGATCGTCGAAGCGGTGCGCCGCGGGGAGCTGGCCATCGTCGACGAGTCGCCGACACACGTAAATCGCACCCCGACTGCGCGATTCGTCCAGAGTGGCGCGTGA
- a CDS encoding Rieske 2Fe-2S domain-containing protein, with product MQDTDEIRLIEAQAAPTRFARGWHCLGLIRDFGDGKPHAIKAFGQKLVVFRSGNGNLNVLDSYCRHMGGDLSQGEVKGDEIACPFHDWRWGGDGRCKQVPYARRAPKLARTATWTTLEQDGMLFVWNDPERKPPPPEVTIPRIEGATSDEWTDWHWYTTVVGTSNCREIIENVVDMAYFYYIHGALPTYFKNIFEGHVATQYMNGEGRPDMGGTEGSRMLGNTSVASYYGPSFMIDDLTYHYEYGDAQSILINCHYPIDSNSFVLQYGIIVKKSEALPGDDAMQTAIQLGDYVKLGFEQDVEIWRHKARIDNPLLVEEDGPVYQLRRWYEQFYVDVADVQPDMVDRFEFELDTTRPYEAWMKEAEANMAAQGSL from the coding sequence ATGCAGGACACCGACGAAATTCGGCTCATCGAAGCCCAAGCCGCACCGACGCGGTTTGCCCGCGGCTGGCATTGCCTGGGGTTGATCAGAGATTTCGGTGACGGCAAGCCGCACGCGATCAAGGCATTCGGTCAGAAGCTCGTCGTCTTCCGCAGCGGGAACGGCAACCTCAACGTTCTCGACAGCTACTGCCGGCATATGGGCGGCGACCTGTCCCAGGGCGAGGTGAAGGGCGACGAGATCGCCTGCCCGTTCCACGACTGGCGCTGGGGCGGCGACGGGCGCTGCAAGCAGGTGCCCTACGCCCGGCGCGCACCCAAACTGGCCCGCACGGCGACCTGGACGACGCTGGAGCAGGACGGCATGTTGTTCGTCTGGAACGACCCCGAGCGCAAACCGCCGCCGCCGGAGGTGACGATCCCGCGCATCGAGGGGGCCACCAGCGACGAATGGACCGACTGGCACTGGTACACCACGGTCGTCGGAACCAGCAACTGTCGCGAAATCATCGAGAACGTCGTGGATATGGCGTACTTCTACTACATCCACGGCGCGTTGCCGACCTACTTCAAGAACATCTTCGAAGGACACGTCGCGACGCAGTACATGAACGGCGAGGGCCGTCCCGACATGGGTGGCACCGAAGGCTCACGGATGCTGGGCAACACCTCGGTAGCGTCCTACTACGGGCCGTCCTTCATGATCGACGACCTGACCTACCACTACGAATACGGTGACGCGCAATCGATTCTGATCAACTGCCATTATCCGATCGACTCCAATTCCTTTGTGCTGCAATATGGCATCATCGTCAAGAAGTCCGAGGCACTGCCCGGCGACGACGCCATGCAAACCGCGATCCAGCTCGGCGACTACGTCAAGCTCGGTTTCGAGCAGGACGTCGAGATCTGGCGGCACAAGGCACGCATCGACAACCCGCTCCTGGTTGAGGAGGACGGCCCGGTGTATCAGCTGCGTCGCTGGTATGAGCAGTTCTACGTCGACGTCGCCGACGTGCAGCCGGACATGGTGGACCGCTTCGAGTTCGAACTCGACACGACGCGGCCGTACGAGGCGTGGATGAAAGAGGCCGAAGCGAACATGGCGGCGCAAGGCTCGCTGTGA
- a CDS encoding 3-ketosteroid-delta-1-dehydrogenase produces the protein MTALSATIPAGLPIADTTVDLLVVGSGTGLAAALAAHELGLSVLVVEKASHVGGSTARSGGALWLPARPVLAEAAAGDTQEHAATYLDSVVAGSAPRQRSTGFLTHVSATVDMLRRTTALRFFWARDYSDYHPEQPGGSAAGRTCECHPFDTSLLGAYRTRLEPGLMEASIPVPTTGADYRWMNLVARVPRKGIPTFAKRIAQGVGGLMLGRRYAAGGQGLAAGLFAGVLHAGIPVWTDTRLLRLDVDGDRVRGAVVLHGGREVLITARRGVVLATGGFDHSMDMRWKFQSESLGANLSLGAAANTGDGIRAGQELGAGIDLMDQAWWFPAVAPLPGQAPAVMLAERSLPGSLIVNQHGRRFANESSDYMSFGQRLLELQRSGNPVESMWIIFDQQYRNSYVFGAQLFPRMRIPQTWYDAGIAVRADDFAGLATRIGVPVANFTATVTAFNQNAAAGADPDFGRGHSAYDHYYGDPTISPNPNLRVLTKGPFYAVKMVLSDLGTCGGLKADHRARVLREDGAVINGLYAIGNTAANAFGTTYPGAGATIAQGLVYGYIAALDAAGYN, from the coding sequence GTGACAGCACTCAGCGCGACGATCCCCGCCGGGCTGCCCATCGCCGACACGACTGTCGACCTGCTGGTCGTGGGCTCGGGAACCGGGTTGGCCGCGGCGCTGGCCGCCCACGAACTGGGGCTGTCGGTGCTGGTCGTGGAGAAGGCGTCGCACGTGGGGGGCTCGACCGCCCGGTCTGGCGGCGCCCTGTGGCTGCCGGCCAGACCGGTGCTGGCCGAGGCCGCCGCAGGCGATACGCAGGAGCACGCCGCCACCTACCTGGACTCGGTGGTGGCGGGTTCGGCGCCGCGGCAGCGTTCGACGGGATTCTTGACACACGTGTCCGCGACGGTCGACATGCTGCGGCGGACCACTGCGCTGCGATTCTTCTGGGCGCGTGACTATTCCGATTACCACCCCGAGCAACCTGGTGGCAGCGCGGCGGGCCGCACCTGCGAGTGCCACCCGTTCGACACGTCGCTGCTCGGCGCGTACCGCACGCGGTTGGAGCCGGGGTTGATGGAGGCGAGCATCCCGGTGCCGACGACGGGTGCCGACTACCGCTGGATGAATCTGGTGGCGCGGGTGCCGCGCAAGGGAATTCCGACGTTCGCCAAGCGGATCGCGCAGGGGGTGGGCGGCCTGATGTTGGGTCGCCGTTACGCGGCGGGCGGTCAGGGCCTGGCGGCCGGCCTGTTCGCGGGTGTGTTGCACGCCGGCATCCCGGTGTGGACAGACACCCGCCTGCTGCGCCTCGACGTCGACGGTGATCGGGTACGCGGGGCGGTTGTCTTGCACGGCGGCCGCGAGGTGCTGATCACCGCGCGGCGCGGGGTCGTGCTGGCCACCGGCGGTTTCGACCACAGCATGGACATGCGGTGGAAATTCCAGTCCGAGTCGCTGGGCGCCAACCTGAGTCTGGGCGCGGCGGCCAACACCGGCGACGGAATTCGCGCCGGACAAGAACTCGGCGCCGGCATCGACCTGATGGATCAGGCGTGGTGGTTCCCCGCCGTCGCCCCGTTGCCCGGCCAGGCGCCGGCGGTGATGCTGGCCGAACGATCGTTGCCGGGCAGCCTGATCGTGAACCAGCACGGCCGCCGCTTCGCCAACGAGTCGTCGGACTACATGTCCTTCGGCCAGCGGCTGCTCGAGCTGCAGCGATCGGGCAACCCGGTCGAATCGATGTGGATCATCTTCGACCAGCAATACCGCAATAGCTATGTCTTTGGCGCCCAACTATTTCCGCGGATGCGAATCCCGCAGACCTGGTACGACGCCGGCATCGCGGTACGCGCCGACGACTTCGCCGGACTGGCCACGCGGATCGGCGTGCCGGTTGCGAATTTCACGGCGACGGTCACCGCTTTCAACCAAAACGCCGCTGCGGGTGCCGATCCCGACTTCGGCCGGGGACACAGCGCCTACGACCACTACTACGGCGACCCGACGATCTCGCCCAATCCCAACCTGCGCGTGCTGACCAAGGGGCCGTTCTACGCCGTCAAGATGGTGCTCAGCGACCTGGGCACCTGCGGCGGATTGAAAGCCGACCACCGGGCGCGGGTTTTGCGCGAGGACGGTGCGGTGATCAACGGGCTCTACGCAATCGGCAATACCGCCGCCAACGCGTTCGGCACGACGTATCCGGGCGCGGGCGCGACGATCGCGCAGGGACTCGTGTACGGCTACATCGCCGCGCTCGACGCGGCCGGGTACAACTAG
- a CDS encoding PadR family transcriptional regulator, giving the protein MLSYEEEVSGYDLKKWIDWSVDLYYWSPSFSQIYTELKKLEGLGLATSRVERDEGTRTRRLYKITDAGLAAVTEWATDSPVDPPVLKHSVLMRMTLGHLSNPARLKELLQEYAAYTEARHRKAVEDAEGAEAEPAWAYSVLALRWAAKYYAAEREFALEMMKDIDEADRILQTAPKGSSGRARTTPGYWREVEKQVEAKREAD; this is encoded by the coding sequence ATGTTGTCTTACGAAGAGGAAGTCTCCGGCTACGACCTGAAGAAGTGGATCGACTGGAGCGTCGACCTTTACTACTGGAGTCCGTCGTTCAGCCAGATCTACACCGAGTTGAAGAAGCTCGAGGGACTGGGGCTGGCGACGTCTCGCGTCGAGCGTGACGAGGGCACCCGCACCCGCCGCCTCTACAAAATCACCGATGCCGGGTTGGCCGCGGTCACCGAGTGGGCGACTGACTCGCCGGTGGATCCGCCGGTGCTCAAACACAGCGTGTTGATGCGGATGACGTTGGGACATCTGAGTAATCCGGCGCGGCTCAAGGAACTGTTGCAGGAGTATGCGGCCTACACCGAGGCCCGGCACCGCAAGGCGGTCGAGGATGCCGAGGGGGCCGAAGCTGAACCCGCGTGGGCGTACTCGGTGCTCGCGTTGCGCTGGGCGGCCAAGTACTACGCCGCCGAGCGCGAGTTCGCCCTGGAGATGATGAAGGACATCGACGAGGCCGACCGCATATTGCAGACGGCGCCGAAGGGTTCGTCGGGGAGGGCGCGCACCACGCCGGGCTACTGGCGCGAGGTCGAAAAGCAGGTCGAGGCCAAGCGCGAAGCCGACTAG
- a CDS encoding oxidoreductase — MLAPIQLGALYAPNRILMAPMTRTRAADDGVPTQLMADYYAQRANSGLIITEGTFPSPRGRAYPRQPGLHTDAQQARWARVAEAVHAAGGRIMLRLMHSGRISHPDILDGQLPVGPSEIRPSGTAHTDACKKAFVVPHELSDRQIGCVISDFVAAACRARAAGADGVEIDAANGYLLSQFLTYDANYRRDAYGGSAQDRARLPTEVINAVANAIGPDRLGLRISPGNPENDIHEPDLEAHLILAKNARELGLAYLHARVPPERPIYSWLRRRWPDRLLLNRRFQTTTTRERAVDVVTSGTADAVTIDHAYLANPDLVRRWTYGAQLNEPRMEFLYTGGALGYTDYPPM; from the coding sequence TTGCTGGCCCCAATCCAGCTGGGCGCGTTGTACGCGCCGAACCGGATCCTGATGGCGCCCATGACCCGCACCCGCGCCGCCGACGATGGGGTGCCCACCCAGTTGATGGCCGATTACTACGCACAGCGGGCGAACTCGGGGTTGATCATCACCGAAGGCACGTTCCCCTCCCCACGGGGTCGCGCGTACCCGCGCCAGCCCGGTTTGCACACCGACGCCCAACAAGCCCGATGGGCACGGGTCGCCGAGGCGGTACACGCGGCCGGTGGCCGAATTATGCTGCGGCTCATGCACTCTGGCCGTATCTCACATCCGGACATCCTGGACGGTCAACTGCCCGTAGGCCCCTCGGAAATCAGGCCGTCCGGCACCGCCCACACCGACGCCTGCAAGAAGGCTTTCGTCGTTCCGCACGAACTCTCCGATCGCCAAATCGGCTGCGTTATTTCCGATTTCGTCGCTGCGGCGTGTCGGGCGCGCGCCGCCGGCGCGGACGGCGTCGAGATCGACGCAGCGAACGGATACCTGTTGAGTCAATTCCTGACGTACGACGCGAACTATCGGCGCGACGCCTACGGCGGCTCCGCCCAGGATCGTGCGCGGCTTCCAACCGAGGTCATCAATGCGGTCGCGAACGCGATCGGTCCCGACCGGCTGGGGCTGCGCATCTCTCCGGGCAATCCGGAGAACGACATTCACGAACCGGACCTCGAGGCGCACCTGATCCTCGCCAAGAACGCCCGCGAACTTGGGTTGGCCTATCTGCACGCACGGGTACCACCGGAACGGCCGATCTACTCGTGGTTGCGGCGCCGCTGGCCCGACCGCCTTTTGCTCAACCGCAGGTTCCAGACCACGACGACCCGGGAGCGCGCCGTCGACGTCGTTACGAGCGGCACGGCGGACGCCGTGACGATCGACCATGCATACCTGGCGAATCCGGATCTGGTGCGGCGATGGACTTACGGCGCGCAACTCAACGAGCCCAGGATGGAATTCCTCTACACCGGTGGCGCGTTGGGGTACACCGATTACCCGCCCATGTGA
- the car gene encoding carboxylic acid reductase, translating to MSDDRDDRQAQRVAELFDNDPQFRAAAPLPEVIEGACAPGLRLTEVFEKIVEGYADRPALGERVRELVTDADGRTAVKLQPRFHTISYREVWDRVRAIASAWANDPENPLVAGDVVATVGFSSADYLVIDMVCAYLGLVTVPLQHNAPVARLRPIIEECEPKIVAVSAEYLDLAAESVLTSSSLRQLMVFDYQPDVDEQRENFEQTRVRLQGLGAAVGITTVDDVVERGRRLPTVAPFVEGGDERLAMIMYTSGSTGTPKGAMYTERTITTLWTSMLFLTPGLPVINVNFMPLNHLGGRLPLASAFLAGGTSYFVPESDLSTLFEDWALVRPTEVGVVPRVVEMLYQHFRGLVDRGIAEGADPATAEQDAATEVREHVLGGRVFGGFVGSAPLATEMKVFLDSMLDAHITDGYGLTETGMLTRDGMISRKRVIDYKLIDVPELGYFLTDRPYPRGELLVKTDTMTPGYYKRPEITAQVFDEDGFYRTGDVMAEIEPDHLVYVDRRNNVLKLAQGGFVAVTNLESIYAGAPLVRQIFVYGNSERPSLLAVIVPTPEALAEYGNSPALKTAIHQSLRQTASAARLQSYELPVDFILETKPFTDENGLLSGLGKQLRPRLKERYGERLEQLYTEIAAAQVDEIRVLRESAADRPVVETLAGACRTLLGTSGADAEDHFTDLGGDSLSALSFSRLLEEIFRVEVPVAVITSPANNIAKIADYIDSQRGAGVQRPTFSTVHGQGATTIAAGELTLDKFIDVQTFSTAPSLPHATGAPHTVLLTGANGWLGRFLALEWLERLAERGGKLVTIVRGRDADEARARLENAFDSGDPELLSRFRDLAAVHLEVLPGDIGDQDLGLDPATWQRLADTVDLIVHPAALVNHVLPYDQLFGPNVVGTAEIIRLAITTHIKPVTYLSTIAVAMTVPTGQFQEDEDIRRVSPTRPLNDEYASGYANSKWAGEVLLREAHELCGLPVAVFRSDMILAHTRYRGQLNVPDMFTRLIFSLLVTGIAPHSFYERDGVGSRARAHYDGLPVDFITEAITTIGARVTEGYRSFDVMNPYDDGVSLDVFVDWLIRAGNKIQRIADYDEWLARFQTALTGLPERQRQQSVLPLLHAFRKPEKAIRGAAAPAEAFQAAVGAHKIGPAEDIPHISAELIDKYADDLRQLSLLG from the coding sequence ATGAGCGACGACCGAGACGACCGGCAGGCCCAGCGGGTCGCCGAATTGTTCGACAATGATCCGCAATTCCGCGCGGCGGCTCCTCTTCCCGAGGTGATCGAGGGGGCCTGCGCACCCGGCCTGCGGCTCACCGAGGTCTTCGAGAAGATCGTCGAGGGCTACGCCGATCGTCCCGCCCTCGGCGAGCGGGTTCGCGAATTGGTCACCGACGCCGATGGCCGCACCGCGGTGAAACTCCAGCCGCGGTTCCATACCATCAGCTACCGCGAAGTGTGGGACCGGGTGCGCGCAATCGCGAGCGCCTGGGCCAACGACCCCGAAAATCCGTTGGTGGCAGGCGATGTCGTGGCGACGGTCGGGTTCTCCAGCGCCGACTATCTAGTCATCGACATGGTCTGCGCCTATCTGGGATTGGTGACCGTACCCCTGCAGCACAACGCACCGGTGGCAAGGCTGCGACCGATCATCGAGGAATGCGAACCGAAGATCGTCGCGGTCAGCGCCGAATATCTCGATCTGGCAGCCGAATCCGTGCTGACCAGCTCCTCGTTGCGGCAACTTATGGTGTTCGACTACCAACCCGACGTCGACGAGCAACGAGAGAACTTCGAACAGACCCGCGTCCGATTGCAGGGCTTGGGTGCTGCGGTGGGGATCACCACGGTGGACGACGTCGTCGAACGCGGGCGCCGGCTGCCCACCGTTGCACCCTTTGTCGAGGGCGGCGACGAGCGCCTGGCAATGATCATGTACACCTCCGGCAGCACCGGAACGCCCAAGGGCGCCATGTACACCGAACGCACGATCACCACGCTGTGGACATCGATGCTCTTCCTTACGCCTGGCCTGCCGGTGATCAACGTGAATTTCATGCCGCTCAATCACCTTGGCGGCCGGTTGCCGCTGGCGTCGGCTTTCCTCGCTGGAGGTACCAGCTATTTCGTCCCGGAATCCGATCTGTCCACCCTGTTCGAGGACTGGGCGCTGGTGCGGCCCACCGAAGTCGGGGTGGTGCCGCGGGTGGTCGAGATGCTGTATCAGCACTTCCGCGGACTCGTCGACCGCGGGATCGCCGAGGGGGCAGATCCCGCAACTGCGGAACAGGATGCGGCGACCGAGGTGCGCGAGCACGTACTGGGCGGCCGGGTTTTCGGCGGCTTCGTCGGCAGCGCGCCGTTGGCGACAGAAATGAAGGTATTCCTGGATTCGATGCTGGACGCACACATCACCGACGGCTACGGGCTGACCGAGACCGGAATGCTGACCCGAGATGGGATGATCAGCCGCAAACGGGTCATCGACTACAAGCTGATCGACGTCCCCGAGCTCGGCTACTTCCTCACCGACCGGCCTTATCCCCGTGGGGAATTGCTCGTCAAGACCGACACGATGACACCGGGTTACTACAAGCGCCCGGAAATCACCGCACAGGTCTTCGACGAGGACGGCTTCTACCGGACCGGCGACGTGATGGCCGAGATCGAACCCGACCATCTCGTCTACGTCGACCGCCGCAACAACGTTCTCAAGCTCGCTCAGGGCGGGTTCGTCGCGGTGACGAACCTGGAATCGATCTACGCCGGGGCGCCACTGGTGCGACAGATCTTCGTGTACGGCAACAGCGAACGGCCCAGCCTGCTGGCCGTCATCGTGCCCACCCCCGAAGCCCTCGCCGAATACGGCAACAGCCCCGCGCTCAAAACGGCCATCCACCAATCGCTTCGGCAGACCGCATCGGCCGCACGGTTGCAGTCTTATGAGCTGCCCGTCGACTTCATCCTGGAAACCAAACCATTCACCGACGAGAACGGTCTGCTCTCCGGATTGGGCAAGCAGCTACGCCCCCGGCTCAAGGAGCGCTACGGCGAACGACTCGAGCAGCTGTACACCGAGATCGCGGCCGCCCAGGTCGACGAGATCAGGGTGTTGCGTGAGTCCGCGGCCGACCGGCCGGTGGTGGAGACACTCGCCGGTGCCTGCCGCACGCTGCTCGGCACATCGGGCGCCGACGCCGAGGATCACTTCACCGATCTCGGCGGGGATTCGTTGTCCGCGTTGAGCTTCTCCCGGCTGCTGGAAGAGATCTTCCGCGTGGAGGTCCCGGTCGCGGTGATCACCAGCCCGGCCAACAACATCGCGAAGATCGCCGACTACATCGACAGCCAGCGCGGTGCCGGTGTCCAGCGTCCGACGTTCAGCACCGTTCACGGGCAAGGCGCAACCACCATTGCTGCCGGCGAGCTGACGTTGGACAAGTTCATCGACGTCCAAACATTTTCCACTGCACCGTCTTTGCCGCATGCCACCGGAGCACCGCACACCGTGCTGCTGACCGGTGCGAACGGATGGTTAGGACGATTCCTCGCCCTAGAGTGGCTGGAACGGCTCGCCGAGCGCGGCGGCAAACTGGTTACGATCGTGCGTGGCCGCGACGCCGACGAGGCCAGGGCGCGGCTGGAAAATGCCTTCGACAGTGGCGATCCCGAGCTGCTGAGCAGGTTCCGCGATCTCGCCGCCGTCCACCTCGAGGTGCTGCCGGGCGATATCGGCGACCAGGATCTAGGCCTGGACCCGGCGACCTGGCAGCGGCTGGCCGACACCGTGGACCTGATCGTGCACCCGGCCGCGCTGGTCAACCATGTGCTCCCCTACGACCAGCTGTTCGGGCCCAATGTCGTTGGAACCGCGGAGATTATCCGGCTAGCGATCACAACCCATATCAAGCCCGTCACCTATTTGTCCACCATCGCGGTGGCGATGACGGTGCCGACGGGCCAGTTCCAGGAGGACGAGGACATCCGGCGGGTCAGTCCCACCCGTCCGCTCAACGACGAGTACGCCAGCGGATACGCAAACAGCAAGTGGGCCGGCGAGGTACTGCTCAGGGAAGCCCACGAGCTGTGCGGTCTTCCGGTCGCGGTCTTCCGGTCGGACATGATCCTCGCGCACACCCGATACCGCGGCCAGCTCAACGTGCCCGACATGTTCACCCGGCTGATATTCAGCCTGCTGGTGACGGGCATTGCCCCGCATTCGTTTTACGAACGCGACGGGGTCGGCAGCCGGGCGCGGGCACACTACGACGGTCTGCCGGTGGACTTCATCACCGAGGCGATCACCACGATCGGTGCCCGCGTCACCGAGGGCTACCGTTCATTCGACGTGATGAATCCGTACGACGACGGTGTCTCGCTGGATGTGTTCGTGGACTGGCTGATCCGGGCCGGCAACAAGATCCAGCGCATCGCCGACTACGACGAGTGGCTGGCCCGATTCCAAACCGCGCTGACGGGCTTGCCTGAGCGGCAACGTCAGCAGTCAGTGCTGCCGCTGCTGCACGCATTCCGCAAGCCCGAGAAGGCAATTCGTGGTGCGGCCGCACCGGCGGAGGCGTTCCAGGCCGCGGTGGGCGCCCACAAAATCGGACCCGCCGAGGACATACCGCATATCTCGGCGGAATTGATCGACAAGTACGCCGACGACTTGCGACAGTTGTCCTTGCTCGGCTGA